The proteins below come from a single Fusarium verticillioides 7600 chromosome 3, whole genome shotgun sequence genomic window:
- a CDS encoding leucyl-tRNA synthetase, mitochondrial, giving the protein MPLLHQRLMSCATARRALSSLSSSSIRHPIIAHTKTTTLGAPSRRFYAIDLISIDEKWRQRWRESHETSKASEKGTDGQDKHYVLPMFPYPSGTLHLGHLRVYSIADVVARFRTLRGEKVMLPMGWDAFGLPAENAAIERGVAPEKWTRSNMAKMKEQLELMNGSWDWDRELSTCDPGFYKHTQKLFLMLHERGLAYQAEAEVNWDPVDKTVLANEQVDANGNSWRSGVKVEKRKLKQWFFRISEFREALLEELEALAKENAWPERVLAQQKNWLGKSTGASVKFPVLAMGHDIHAAIEVFTTRPDTLFGVQYVALAASHPIVAKLAASDPELQAFIDTIPGLPADSKVGYLLPHLRAINPLAYHEETPDATKVSLPVYVAPYVLGDYGEGAVMGVPGHDLRDNAFWKEHHYDVPVRQVLSASEDGSTTAMKNEPFVEHGVMTEHSGSFKGKNSVAAGEEIVKLLEKADLAKPVEKWRLRDWLISRQRYWGTPIPIIHCDSCGPIPVPDEQLPVKLPDVDWAETRNGSPLESSPEFVNTTCPKCNGPARRDTDTMDTFVDSSWYYARFADPHNQEQLFSPEAGRTLPVDTYIGGIEHAILHLLYSRFIFKFLASTSLLPQYNEETYNSAEPFKRLITQGMVHGRTYINPDNGRFLKPDEVDLTDPNQPKVVSSGKTADVSFEKMSKSKYNGVDPSEFISKYGADATRAHMLFQAPVGDVLNWDEAKISGVTRWLQRLHDQIVVIASEASDQETTAREYIVEKHQSLGSASTEELKQWDAEGAIWRHLQRTITSITTSYEEVYSLNTVVSDLMILTNTLAENDAASPIVKHEAARALISMMAPITPAFAEECWALLRPSASSIFSSASFPVPDNSLAELVRPRIQPCAVQVNGKVRGVVDIPAPPAELSGDELRDWMVREILATKEGAARFSEGPYDLRAAKRAIPVRGGKTINFVLK; this is encoded by the exons ATGCCACTGCTGCACCAAAGGCTCATGAGCTGCGCCACGGCTCGGCGTGCTTTGTCTAGCCTCTCCTCCAGCTCAATTCGACATCCGATAATCGCCCATACTAAAACTACGACTCTTGGAGCACCATCACGACGGTTCTACGCTATCGACCTTATTTCAATAGATGAAAAATGGCGCCAGAGGTGGAGAGAGTCTCATGAGACTTCTAAGGCCTCCGAAAAGGGGACAGATGGCCAGGATAAGCATTATGTGCTGCCAATGTTTCCATATCCCTCGGGCACCCTCCATTTGGGTCACTTGCGAGTATACTCCATTGCCGATGTCGTCGCTCGATTCCGAACACTAAGGGGCGAAAAAGTCATGTTACCTATGGGATGGGATGCCTTCGGCCTGCCAGCTGAGAACGCTGCGATTGAACGAGGAGTTGCCCCAGAAAAATGGACAAGAAGtaacatggccaagatgaaggagcaGTTGGAACTCATGAATGGGAGTTGGGATTGGGATCGC GAGTTGTCAACTTGTGATCCCGGATTCTACAAACACACACAAAAGCTATTCCTCATGTTGCACGAGAGAGGTCTTGCCTACCAAGCCGAAGCTGAGGTCAACTGGGACCCTGTGGACAAAACAGTTCTTGCAAACGAGCAGGTTGATGCTAATGGCAACTCGTGGAGGTCCGGTGTAAAGGTCGAGAAGCGCAAACTCAAGCAGTGGTTCTTCCGCATCTCTGAATTCCGTGAAGCCCTtctcgaggaacttgaggcaCTCGCAAAGGAAAATGCTTGGCCGGAGAGAGTCTTGGCCCAGCAGAAGAATTGGCTGGGCAAATCAACCGGCGCTTCAGTCAAATTCCCCGTTCTAGCCATGGGCCACGATATTCATGCAGCGATCGAAGTATTCACCACTCGGCCTGATACACTCTTTGGCGTTCAGTATGTGGCTCTTGCTGCTAGTCATCCGATCGTAGCTAAGCTCGCTGCTTCGGATCCTGAGCTACAGGCTTTCATCGACACCATCCCTGGTCTACCTGCGGATTCCAAGGTCGGCTATTTGTTGCCTCACCTGCGGGCTATTAACCCACTTGCATATCATGAGGAGACTCCCGATGCCACCAAGGTCTCGTTGCCAGTTTATGTTGCACCATATGTCTTGGGTGATTATGGTGAAGGCGCTGTCATGGGTGTTCCTGGCCACGATCTGCGTGACAATGCGTTCTGGAAAGAACATCACTACGATGTGCCAGTCCGACAAGTTCTCTCTGCATCAGAGGATGGGTCAACAACAGCTATGAAGAACGAGCCTTTTGTCGAGCATGGAGTTATGACCGAACATAGTGGTTccttcaagggcaagaatTCAGTGGCTGCTGGTGAAGAAATTGTCAAGCTGCTTGAGAAGGCTGATCTTGCAAAGCCTGTCGAGAAGTGGCGTCTCCGAGACTGGTTGATCAGCCGACAACGGTACTGGGGCACTCCTATTCCCATCATTCACTGCGACTCCTGCGGCCCGATTCCTGTGCCAGACGAACAACTTCCTGTAAAGCTTCCTGATGTGGACTGGGCAGAGACGCGTAATGGAAGTCCTTTGGAGTCGTCTCCTGAATTTGTCAATACCACTTGCCCCAAGTGTAACGGCCCCGCCCGACGAGATACAGACACCATGGATACATTCGTTGACTCGAGCTGGTACTATGCTCGGTTTGCTGATCCTCATAACCAGGAACAGCTATTTTCTCCTGAAGCTGGCAGAACACTTCCCGTCGATACCTATATCGGTGGTATCGAGCATGCgattctccatcttctttattcccgcttcatcttcaagttTTTGGCGTCGACCTCTCTGCTTCCTCAATACAACGAGGAAACCTACAACTCTGCGGAGCCTTTTAAGCGCCTCATCACTCAGGGCATGGTCCACGGCAGAACATACATCAACCCTGACAACGGCCGCTTCCTCAAGCCCGATGAAGTTGACCTGACTGATCCCAATCAGCCCAAGGTGGTGTCATCCGGAAAAACGGCCGATGTCTCTTTCGAGaagatgtcaaagtcaaaatACAATGGGGTAGACCCCTCCGAGTTCATCTCGAAATACGGTGCTGACGCTACTCGCGCCCACATGTTGTTCCAAGCCCCTGTTGGTGACGTGCTCAACTGGGACGAGGCCAAGATTTCAGGAGTCACCCGCTGGCTTCAGCGACTCCACGATCAGATTGTAGTCATCGCTTCAGAAGCCTCTGATCAAGAAACTACCGCCCGAGAATATATTGTTGAGAAACACCAGAGTCTTGGTTCTGCGTCCACGGAAGAGCTTAAACAATGGGATGCTGAAGGAGCCATTTGGCGGCATCTCCAACGAACCATTACATCAATCACTACGTCTTATGAGGAAGTATATTCCCTCAACACTGTGGTGTCGGATCTTATGATCCTGACTAATACCTTGGCTGAAAATGATGCTGCCAGCCCGATTGTCAAGCATGAAGCAGCTCGTGCTCTTATTTCTATGATGGCGCCCATCACGCCCGCATTTGCCGAGGAATGCTGGGCACTTCTTCGCCCCTCCgcatcctcaatcttctcgtcCGCCAGCTTCCCTGTGCCTGACAACTCCCTGGCCGAGCTCGTTCGCCCGCGAATACAGCCTTGCGCCGTACAGGTCAATGGCAAGGTGCGTGGTGTGGTCGATATCCCCGCCCCTCCAGCTGAGCTGTCTGGCGATGAGCTTCGGGACTGGATGGTTAGGGAGATTCTTGCTACTAAGGAGGGTGCTGCGCGGTTTTCTGAAGGGCCATACGATTTGCGCGCCGCTAAGAGAGCGATTCCTGTAAGAGGAGGCAAGACGATCAATTTTGTTTTAAAATAG
- a CDS encoding methylenetetrahydrofolate reductase (NADPH), with translation MDKITDRIAALPADGTYFSLEFFPPKTAMGFSNLRDRLHRMERALRPLFVNVTWGAGGSTSQKSLELAELCQREVGLTTCLHLTCTNMSKKLIDEALSDAKALGIRNILALRGDPPRREEYRDPEDSEDDGGQDFNWAIDLVRYIRKTHGDYFCIGVAAYPEGHAEESHPLGQSLEHDLPYLVQKVQAGADFIQTQLFFDIEAYDHFETTLREHPSGAFEGIPIIPGLMPIQSYQMIKRTTKLSHAKIPDHLLARLDAVKGDDERVKMVGVDIVSELIDKIKDIKSKTPGPKGFHFYTLNLEKAVSFILERANLIPDPPENEEAIAVDELAIPSLQINGSANMRSSSHSRSRQSRRHSSVASDPHNRVIVGDRPAIYPEWEATGQEAGVRAEAINTRANTLAISEGEGVLGREATWDDFPNGRFGDARSPAYGEIDGYGVSLHMSVTQAVKLWGYPKKRQDINDLFVKHIQGELSAIPWSEEELRAESSTIQPNLLQLNRKGWWTVASQPAVNGLRSSDGTFGWGPPNGFVFQKSFVEFFIPTNEWDILKAKLTSPELQDSVCFYASNARGDYLSSDSSDHVNGSTEAGPSTNAVTWGVFPGKEIITPTIIEEVSFRAWSEEAFGIWGEWAKVYGRGSESEKLLSGIKDDYWLVNVIHHDFVERDALWQLLLS, from the coding sequence ATGGACAAGATCACCGATCGCATCGCTGCTCTGCCAGCTGATGGCACATACTTCTCTCTCGAATTCTTCCCGCCCAAGACCGCCATGGGCTTCTCTAACTTGCGAGACCGTCTTCACCGAATGGAGCGTGCCCTCCGACCGCTCTTTGTGAATGTCACCTGGGGTGCGGGCGGCAGTACATCTCAAAAATCACTTGAATTGGCCGAGCTGTGTCAGAGAGAGGTCGGGCTTACAACTTGCCTGCACCTAACATGCACCAATATGAGCAAGAAATTGATCGATGAGGCACTTTCAGACGCGAAAGCACTGGGAATCAGGAACATTTTGGCCCTCCGAGGTGATCCCCcacgaagagaagaatacCGCGACCCAGAAGATTcagaagacgatggaggCCAGGACTTCAACTGGGCTATTGATCTGGTCAGATATATCCGCAAGACACATGGAGACTACTTCTGtattggtgttgctgccTACCCCGAGGGACATGCCGAAGAGAGCCATCCTCTCGGACAAAGCTTGGAGCATGATCTCCCTTACCTCGTGCAAAAGGTGCAGGCTGGTGCCGACTTCATCCAAACCCAGCTTTTCTTCGACATCGAAGCATACGATCACTTCGAGACCACATTAAGGGAACACCCCAGCGGTGCCTTCGAGGGCATTCCCATCATTCCAGGACTCATGCCAATCCAGAGCTACCAGATGATCAAGCGCACAACCAAGCTGAGCCATGCCAAAATTCCAGACCATCTCCTCGCACGCCTCGACGCTGTcaaaggtgatgatgaacgGGTAAAGATGGTCGGGGTGGATATCGTCAGTGAATTGATAGACAAaatcaaggacatcaagtccaagacacCGGGTCCAAAAGGCTTCCACTTTTACACGCTCAACCTGGAGAAGGCCGTATCTTTCATTCTGGAGCGGGCGAATCTCATCCCTGACCCTCCGGAGaacgaagaagccatcgcagTGGACGAACTTGCCATTCCCTCGCTACAGATCAATGGCAGCGCCAACATGCGTTCTAGCAGCCACTCCCGCTCCCGGCAGTCAAGAAGACATTCTTCTGTTGCCTCAGACCCCCACAATCGTGTGATTGTTGGTGATAGGCCAGCGATATATCCCGAGTGGGAGGCTACTGGACAGGAGGCCGGTGTGCGTGCCGAAGCAATCAATACCCGTGCAAACACTCTCGCCATTTCGGAGGGCGAAGGCGTTTTGGGCCGCGAGGCGACGTGGGATGATTTTCCCAATGGTCGTTTTGGTGACGCCCGATCCCCCGCCTATGGTGAGATTGACGGATACGGCGTAAGCCTCCATATGTCTGTAACGCAGGCTGTCAAACTTTGGGGTTACCCCAAGAAACGGCAGGATATCAACGACCTGTTCGTCAAGCATATTCAGGGGGAGCTCTCCGCCATCCCTTggagcgaggaggagcttcGGGCTGAGAGTTCAACCATTCAACCTAACCTCCTGCAACTTAACCGCAAGGGCTGGTGGACTGTCGCCTCCCAGCCTGCCGTCAACGGCTTGCGATCCAGCGACGGCACCTTTGGCTGGGGTCCACCCAACGGCTTTGTCTTTCAGAAGTCGTTCGTCGAATTCTTCATCCCCACCAACGAATGGGACATTCTCAAGGCTAAGCTTACGTCGCCGGAGCTGCAAGACTCTGTATGCTTCTACGCCAGCAATGCACGCGGAGATTATCTCTCATCGGACAGCAGCGATCACGTGAACGGTTCGACGGAAGCCGGTCCGTCTACAAATGCCGTGACATGGGGTGTGTTCCCCGGAAAGGAGATCATCACGCCTACTATTATTGAGGAGGTTAGTTTCCGAGCTTGGAGCGAGGAGGCTTTTGGAATCTGGGGTGAATGGGCCAAGGTTTACGGTCGGGGTTCTGAGAGTGAGAAACTTTTGAGCGGCATCAAGGATGATTATTGGCTGGTCAACGTGattcatcatgactttgTGGAAAGAGATGCTTTGTGGCAGCTTTTGTTAAGTTGA
- a CDS encoding cytidylate kinase, which translates to MPAIEQDAPATIAPQKSTPTFDPKDVTVIFVLGGPGAGKGTQCSKLVSDHGFCHLSAGDLLRAEQERPGSQYGDLIKDYIRNGLIVPMEVTIALLENAMAADLKAKNSQKGRFLIDGFPRKMDQAVKFEETVCPAKLVLFFDCPEDVMESRLLERGKTSGRDDDNAESIRKRFRTFIETSMPVVNRFEEVGKVLKLDATPPPDEVYANTEKALAERLGPDF; encoded by the coding sequence ATGCCTGCTATCGAACAAGATGCGCCCGCGACCATCGCGCCCCAAAAGTCAACTCCGACTTTCGACCCTAAGGATGTGACCGTCATCTTCGTTCTCGGCGGTCCTGGCGCTGGTAAGGGCACTCAGTGCTCCAAGCTTGTCTCAGATCACGGCTTCTGTCACTTGTCAGCTGGTGATCTTTTGCGCGCCGAACAGGAAAGACCCGGTTCACAATATGGAGACCTCATCAAGGATTATATTCGAAACGGCCTCATTGTTCCCATGGAGGTGACTATTGCTCTCCTCGAGAACGCCATGGCTGCCGACCTTAAGGCAAAGAATTCGCAAAAGGGGCGCTTCCTCATTGACGGCTTCCCCCGCAAGATGGACCAGGCCGTCAAGTTTGAAGAGACTGTCTGCCCCGCCAagcttgttcttttcttcgaCTGCCCGGAGGATGTCATGGAGTCTCGTCTTCTCGAGCGTGGAAAGACCAGTGGTCGTGACGATGACAACGCCGAGAGTATCCGCAAGCGTTTCCGTACTTTCATCGAGACCAGCATGCCTGTCGTTAACCGTTTTGAGGAGGTTGGCAAGGTTCTCAAGCTCGATGCTACCCCTCCTCCTGACGAGGTCTATGCCAATACTGAAAAGGCCCTTGCTGAGAGGCTGGGCCCTGACTTTTAG
- a CDS encoding CAMK/RAD53 protein kinase, with product MKDEEAFEKKKEKGVSSGGYLIGRHPECDIVVNDGIVSNRHCLIFTENKGNDTVAIVEDLSSNGTYVNEAIVGRNQRRELEEQDEIAVHGKARFVFRYPQSRQTSAFLQQYTLLEKLGKGHFAEVYLCVEKATGQRFAVKIFTKHPGVEDRSKTEGLQQEIGVLMGVSHPNVLCLKDTFNERDRVYLVLELAPEGELFNYIVMKQKLSEDESRKLFVQLFQGIKYLHERNIVHRDIKPENILLVDKNLHVKLADFGLAKIIGEESFTTTLCGTPSYVAPEILADSKQRKYTKAVDVWSLGVVLYICLCGFPPFSDELYSRDFPFTLSQQIKSGRFDYPSPYWDSVGDPALDLIDSMLIVDPEKRFTIDQCLQHPWLTQSSPGVNDSTGGLVGGIAGLEVNRRAPARERTLLASLNTVQVTAQLEVGKDKNPVKVFSKNKGRVTNVAKESDPAAQRAPDEFIEMGGDNGEKIKANKAKR from the exons atgaaagatgaagaggccttcgagaagaagaaggagaagggcgTCTCTTCTGGTGGCTATCTGATTGGACGACATCCCGAGTGTG ACATTGTTGTTAACGACGGTATTGTGTCGAACCGCCATTGCCTTATTTTCACCGAAAATAAAGGTAATGATACTGTCGCAATTGTTGAGGATCTGTCGAGCAACGGGACGTACGTCAACGAAGCCATCGTGGGCCGAAATCAGCGCCGCGAACTTGAGGAGCAAGACGAGATTGCTGTCCACGGCAAGGCGCGTTTTGTCTTCCGCTACCCCCAGAGTCGACAGACAAGCGCTTTTCTCCAACAGTACACTCTTTtagagaagcttggaaagGGTCATTTTGCCGAGGTTTATCTATGCGTTGAGAAGGCCACTGGTCAGCGCTTTGCAGTCAAGATTTTCACGAAGCACCCTGGCGTGGAGGATCGCTCAAAGACGGAGGGCTTGCAGCAGGAAATCGGCGTATTGATGGGGGTTAGTCACCCGAACGTTCTCTGCCTAAAGGACACCTTCAACGAACGTGATCGCGTATACTTGGTGCTCGAGTTAGCACCAGAGGGAGAACTTTTCAACTACATtgtgatgaagcagaagctcagcGAAGATGAGTCAAGGAAGTTATTTGTGCAGCTCTTCCAGGGTATCAAGTACTTG CATGAACGTAACATTGTGCACCGAGATATCAAGCCTGAAAATATTCTGCTGGTCGATAAGAATCTGCATGTAAAGCTTGCTGACTTTGGCCTGGCCAAAATTATTGGAGAAGAGTCTTTCACAACTACACTATGTGGAACGCCCAGCTATGTTGCGCCTGAGATCCTCGCAGACTCCAAGCAGCGCAAGTACACAAAGGCAGTTGATGTCTGGTCTTTGGGAGTTGTGCTTTACATTTGCTTGTGTGGTTTCCCACCTTTCTCCGATGAGCTTTACTCGCGCGACTTCCCCTTCACCCTCTCCCAGCAGATTAAGAGTGGCCGTTTCGACTACCCTTCCCCTTATTGGGACTCCGTCGGAGACCCAGCAC TCGACCTCATTGACTCTATGTTGATCGTTGATCCTGAGAAGAGATTCACGATTGACCAGTGCCTGCAACATCCGTGGCTCACACAGAGTAGCCCGGGTGTAAATGACAGCACTGGTGGTCTCGTCGGAGGCATTGCAGGCCTGGAGGTCAACCGAAGAGCCCCTGCTCGTGAGCGAACCTTGCTGGCCTCTCTCAACACTGTGCAGGTCACTGCTCAGCTTGAAgttggcaaggacaagaaccCTGTGAAGGtgttctcaaagaacaaagGTCGTGTTACCAATGTGGCAAAGGAGTCTGACCCTGCCGCTCAACGGGCACCAGACGAATTTATTGAGATGGGAG GTGATaatggcgagaagatcaaggcgaACAAGGCCAAGCGATAA
- a CDS encoding CAMK/RAD53 protein kinase, translating to MAPQPEKSQLKRPRGSLPDDETETKKPRRAERLEADPDKTPIVNKQHLPSPLTHLTDDSNELNKEPTATPPGQKQHEITPKKTEDTYSQGQALSSPPQDTQPLSQFVDRHPAISDDIEDEIREGVWGYLVPLDPKYGDKPIVLKKRSACPLPDTVADSAKQDNKHHTNENGKSAAMKDEEAFEKKKEKGVSSGGYLIGRHPECDIVVNDGIVSNRHCLIFTENKGNDTVAIVEDLSSNGTYVNEAIVGRNQRRELEEQDEIAVHGKARFVFRYPQSRQTSAFLQQYTLLEKLGKGHFAEVYLCVEKATGQRFAVKIFTKHPGVEDRSKTEGLQQEIGVLMGVSHPNVLCLKDTFNERDRVYLVLELAPEGELFNYIVMKQKLSEDESRKLFVQLFQGIKYLHERNIVHRDIKPENILLVDKNLHVKLADFGLAKIIGEESFTTTLCGTPSYVAPEILADSKQRKYTKAVDVWSLGVVLYICLCGFPPFSDELYSRDFPFTLSQQIKSGRFDYPSPYWDSVGDPALDLIDSMLIVDPEKRFTIDQCLQHPWLTQSSPGVNDSTGGLVGGIAGLEVNRRAPARERTLLASLNTVQVTAQLEVGKDKNPVKVFSKNKGRVTNVAKESDPAAQRAPDEFIEMGGKGDQELFADDDSSIYPIGDNGEKIKANKAKR from the exons ATGGCTCCGCAACCCGAGAAGAGCCAATTGAAGCGCCCGCGC GGCTCGTTGCcagatgatgagactgagaccaagaaacCTCGCCGAGCTGAGCGCCTCGAGGCTGATCCAGACAAGACCCCAATTGTCAACAAGCAGCATCTGCCATCACCTCTCACACATCTTACTGATGACTCCAACGAGCTCAACAAAGAGCCAACCGCGACCCCCCCGGGACAGAAGCAACACGAGATAACCCCCAAGAAGACTGAGGACACAtattctcaaggccaagcgcTATCGTCACCACCTCAAGACACTCAGCCGCTCAGTCAGTTCGTTGATCGCCACCCTGCCATCTCCGACGACATCGAAGACGAAATTCGCGAAGGCGTCTGGGGATATCTCGTTCCACTTGATCCGAAGTACGGTGATAAGCCGATTGTCCTGAAGAAACGAAGCGCATGCCCCCTACCAGACACAGTGGCCGATTCCGCCAAGCAGGATAACAAACATCACACCAACGAGAACGGCAAGTCCGCTGCGatgaaagatgaagaggccttcgagaagaagaaggagaagggcgTCTCTTCTGGTGGCTATCTGATTGGACGACATCCCGAGTGTG ACATTGTTGTTAACGACGGTATTGTGTCGAACCGCCATTGCCTTATTTTCACCGAAAATAAAGGTAATGATACTGTCGCAATTGTTGAGGATCTGTCGAGCAACGGGACGTACGTCAACGAAGCCATCGTGGGCCGAAATCAGCGCCGCGAACTTGAGGAGCAAGACGAGATTGCTGTCCACGGCAAGGCGCGTTTTGTCTTCCGCTACCCCCAGAGTCGACAGACAAGCGCTTTTCTCCAACAGTACACTCTTTtagagaagcttggaaagGGTCATTTTGCCGAGGTTTATCTATGCGTTGAGAAGGCCACTGGTCAGCGCTTTGCAGTCAAGATTTTCACGAAGCACCCTGGCGTGGAGGATCGCTCAAAGACGGAGGGCTTGCAGCAGGAAATCGGCGTATTGATGGGGGTTAGTCACCCGAACGTTCTCTGCCTAAAGGACACCTTCAACGAACGTGATCGCGTATACTTGGTGCTCGAGTTAGCACCAGAGGGAGAACTTTTCAACTACATtgtgatgaagcagaagctcagcGAAGATGAGTCAAGGAAGTTATTTGTGCAGCTCTTCCAGGGTATCAAGTACTTG CATGAACGTAACATTGTGCACCGAGATATCAAGCCTGAAAATATTCTGCTGGTCGATAAGAATCTGCATGTAAAGCTTGCTGACTTTGGCCTGGCCAAAATTATTGGAGAAGAGTCTTTCACAACTACACTATGTGGAACGCCCAGCTATGTTGCGCCTGAGATCCTCGCAGACTCCAAGCAGCGCAAGTACACAAAGGCAGTTGATGTCTGGTCTTTGGGAGTTGTGCTTTACATTTGCTTGTGTGGTTTCCCACCTTTCTCCGATGAGCTTTACTCGCGCGACTTCCCCTTCACCCTCTCCCAGCAGATTAAGAGTGGCCGTTTCGACTACCCTTCCCCTTATTGGGACTCCGTCGGAGACCCAGCAC TCGACCTCATTGACTCTATGTTGATCGTTGATCCTGAGAAGAGATTCACGATTGACCAGTGCCTGCAACATCCGTGGCTCACACAGAGTAGCCCGGGTGTAAATGACAGCACTGGTGGTCTCGTCGGAGGCATTGCAGGCCTGGAGGTCAACCGAAGAGCCCCTGCTCGTGAGCGAACCTTGCTGGCCTCTCTCAACACTGTGCAGGTCACTGCTCAGCTTGAAgttggcaaggacaagaaccCTGTGAAGGtgttctcaaagaacaaagGTCGTGTTACCAATGTGGCAAAGGAGTCTGACCCTGCCGCTCAACGGGCACCAGACGAATTTATTGAGATGGGAGGTAAGGGCGACCAAGAATTATTCGCGGATGATGATTCGAGCATTTACCCAATAGGTGATaatggcgagaagatcaaggcgaACAAGGCCAAGCGATAA
- a CDS encoding CAMK/RAD53 protein kinase, with the protein MKDEEAFEKKKEKGVSSGGYLIGRHPECDIVVNDGIVSNRHCLIFTENKGNDTVAIVEDLSSNGTYVNEAIVGRNQRRELEEQDEIAVHGKARFVFRYPQSRQTSAFLQQYTLLEKLGKGHFAEVYLCVEKATGQRFAVKIFTKHPGVEDRSKTEGLQQEIGVLMGVSHPNVLCLKDTFNERDRVYLVLELAPEGELFNYIVMKQKLSEDESRKLFVQLFQGIKYLHERNIVHRDIKPENILLVDKNLHVKLADFGLAKIIGEESFTTTLCGTPSYVAPEILADSKQRKYTKAVDVWSLGVVLYICLCGFPPFSDELYSRDFPFTLSQQIKSGRFDYPSPYWDSVGDPALDLIDSMLIVDPEKRFTIDQCLQHPWLTQSSPGVNDSTGGLVGGIAGLEVNRRAPARERTLLASLNTVQVTAQLEVGKDKNPVKVFSKNKGRVTNVAKESDPAAQRAPDEFIEMGGKGDQELFADDDSSIYPIGDNGEKIKANKAKR; encoded by the exons atgaaagatgaagaggccttcgagaagaagaaggagaagggcgTCTCTTCTGGTGGCTATCTGATTGGACGACATCCCGAGTGTG ACATTGTTGTTAACGACGGTATTGTGTCGAACCGCCATTGCCTTATTTTCACCGAAAATAAAGGTAATGATACTGTCGCAATTGTTGAGGATCTGTCGAGCAACGGGACGTACGTCAACGAAGCCATCGTGGGCCGAAATCAGCGCCGCGAACTTGAGGAGCAAGACGAGATTGCTGTCCACGGCAAGGCGCGTTTTGTCTTCCGCTACCCCCAGAGTCGACAGACAAGCGCTTTTCTCCAACAGTACACTCTTTtagagaagcttggaaagGGTCATTTTGCCGAGGTTTATCTATGCGTTGAGAAGGCCACTGGTCAGCGCTTTGCAGTCAAGATTTTCACGAAGCACCCTGGCGTGGAGGATCGCTCAAAGACGGAGGGCTTGCAGCAGGAAATCGGCGTATTGATGGGGGTTAGTCACCCGAACGTTCTCTGCCTAAAGGACACCTTCAACGAACGTGATCGCGTATACTTGGTGCTCGAGTTAGCACCAGAGGGAGAACTTTTCAACTACATtgtgatgaagcagaagctcagcGAAGATGAGTCAAGGAAGTTATTTGTGCAGCTCTTCCAGGGTATCAAGTACTTG CATGAACGTAACATTGTGCACCGAGATATCAAGCCTGAAAATATTCTGCTGGTCGATAAGAATCTGCATGTAAAGCTTGCTGACTTTGGCCTGGCCAAAATTATTGGAGAAGAGTCTTTCACAACTACACTATGTGGAACGCCCAGCTATGTTGCGCCTGAGATCCTCGCAGACTCCAAGCAGCGCAAGTACACAAAGGCAGTTGATGTCTGGTCTTTGGGAGTTGTGCTTTACATTTGCTTGTGTGGTTTCCCACCTTTCTCCGATGAGCTTTACTCGCGCGACTTCCCCTTCACCCTCTCCCAGCAGATTAAGAGTGGCCGTTTCGACTACCCTTCCCCTTATTGGGACTCCGTCGGAGACCCAGCAC TCGACCTCATTGACTCTATGTTGATCGTTGATCCTGAGAAGAGATTCACGATTGACCAGTGCCTGCAACATCCGTGGCTCACACAGAGTAGCCCGGGTGTAAATGACAGCACTGGTGGTCTCGTCGGAGGCATTGCAGGCCTGGAGGTCAACCGAAGAGCCCCTGCTCGTGAGCGAACCTTGCTGGCCTCTCTCAACACTGTGCAGGTCACTGCTCAGCTTGAAgttggcaaggacaagaaccCTGTGAAGGtgttctcaaagaacaaagGTCGTGTTACCAATGTGGCAAAGGAGTCTGACCCTGCCGCTCAACGGGCACCAGACGAATTTATTGAGATGGGAGGTAAGGGCGACCAAGAATTATTCGCGGATGATGATTCGAGCATTTACCCAATAGGTGATaatggcgagaagatcaaggcgaACAAGGCCAAGCGATAA